From Erwinia pyri, a single genomic window includes:
- a CDS encoding aldo/keto reductase, giving the protein MKTIQLGTTDLTVSRLCLGCMTFGEPDRGRHAWTLPEESSRPLIKQALEAGINFFDTANSYSDGSSEEIVGRALKDFARRDEIVVATKVYFPMSNLSGGLSRANIMQSIDDSLGRLGMDHVDLLQIHRWDYNTPLEETLEALHDVVKSGKARYIGASSMFAWQFAKALYTADKHGWTRFVSMQDQYNLIQREEEREMHPLCQAENIAVLPWSPLARGRLTRPWGETTARSVSDEFGGTLYDKTEENDGAIAARVAAIAEDRGVSRAQIALAWMLAKPAVTAPIIGASRAEQLDDLVKATEVELTREEIIELESAYQPHAVVGFE; this is encoded by the coding sequence ATGAAAACCATTCAACTGGGAACCACGGACCTTACCGTTTCCCGCCTTTGCCTCGGCTGTATGACGTTCGGCGAGCCCGATCGTGGCCGTCACGCCTGGACATTACCCGAAGAGAGCAGCCGCCCGTTGATAAAGCAGGCGCTGGAAGCGGGCATCAACTTTTTTGATACGGCTAACAGCTACTCCGACGGCAGCAGCGAAGAGATCGTAGGCCGCGCGCTGAAAGATTTCGCCCGCCGCGATGAAATTGTGGTCGCCACCAAAGTCTATTTCCCGATGAGTAATCTCTCCGGCGGGCTGTCACGCGCCAACATTATGCAGTCCATTGATGACAGTCTTGGCCGTCTGGGTATGGATCATGTTGATCTGCTGCAAATCCACCGCTGGGATTACAACACGCCGCTGGAAGAGACGCTGGAAGCGCTGCATGACGTGGTTAAATCCGGTAAAGCGCGTTACATCGGCGCCTCATCCATGTTTGCCTGGCAGTTCGCTAAAGCGCTCTATACCGCCGATAAACATGGCTGGACGCGCTTTGTCAGCATGCAGGATCAGTACAACCTGATCCAGCGTGAAGAGGAGCGTGAGATGCACCCGCTGTGTCAGGCTGAAAACATCGCCGTTCTGCCGTGGAGTCCGCTGGCGCGCGGCCGTCTGACTCGTCCGTGGGGTGAAACTACAGCGCGTTCCGTTTCGGATGAGTTTGGCGGCACGCTGTATGACAAAACGGAAGAGAATGACGGCGCGATAGCGGCGCGCGTGGCGGCGATTGCCGAAGACCGGGGCGTCAGCCGTGCGCAAATTGCACTCGCCTGGATGCTGGCGAAACCAGCCGTTACCGCACCGATTATTGGGGCATCACGGGCTGAACAGCTGGATGACCTGGTAAAAGCCACGGAGGTTGAGCTGACCCGGGAAGAGATTATCGAGCTGGAGAGCGCCTATCAGCCCCATGCTGTGGTGGGATTTGAATAG
- the ribD gene encoding bifunctional diaminohydroxyphosphoribosylaminopyrimidine deaminase/5-amino-6-(5-phosphoribosylamino)uracil reductase RibD, translating into MVDEIWMARALELARRGRFTTTPNPDVGCVIVRDGQMVGEGYHFRAGEPHAEVHALRMAGEKARGATAYVTLEPCSHHGRTPPCCEALIAAGVSRVVVAMQDPNPEVAGRGLYRLQQAGIEVSHGLMMQEAEALNRGFLKRMRTGFPWVQLKMGASLDGRTAMASGESQWITSPEARRDVQRLRAQSSAILSSSATVLADDPSLTVRWQELDADTRAAYAQQDLRQPVRVIIDSHNQVTPAHRLISQPGATWLARQQIDGLNWPENVEQFTVPRHNGQADLVSLMMLLGRKQINSVWVEAGATLAGALLAAGVVDELILYIAPKLLGDAARGLCHLPGIAQLAEAPAFTFSDIRQVGPDLRLTLKA; encoded by the coding sequence ATGGTTGATGAAATCTGGATGGCGCGTGCGCTTGAGCTTGCGCGACGCGGACGCTTTACCACTACGCCGAATCCTGACGTAGGCTGCGTCATCGTCCGCGACGGGCAAATGGTGGGTGAAGGCTATCATTTCCGTGCAGGCGAACCGCACGCGGAAGTGCATGCCCTACGCATGGCGGGCGAAAAGGCCCGGGGAGCAACGGCCTACGTCACCCTTGAGCCGTGCAGCCATCATGGTCGCACGCCTCCCTGCTGCGAGGCTTTAATTGCCGCAGGCGTAAGCCGGGTAGTGGTAGCCATGCAGGATCCTAATCCTGAAGTTGCCGGGCGTGGGCTCTATCGTCTGCAGCAGGCCGGGATTGAGGTCAGCCATGGGCTGATGATGCAGGAAGCGGAAGCGCTCAACCGCGGTTTTTTAAAACGGATGCGCACCGGTTTCCCCTGGGTGCAGCTGAAAATGGGCGCCTCTCTGGATGGCCGCACGGCAATGGCCAGCGGCGAGAGCCAGTGGATTACTTCGCCGGAAGCGCGCCGCGACGTACAGCGGCTGCGGGCGCAAAGTTCTGCCATTCTGAGCAGCAGCGCCACCGTTCTGGCGGACGATCCCTCTCTTACCGTTCGCTGGCAGGAGCTGGATGCGGATACCCGGGCAGCTTATGCACAGCAGGATTTGCGTCAGCCGGTACGGGTGATTATTGACAGCCATAATCAGGTGACGCCAGCTCATCGTTTAATTTCTCAGCCTGGCGCAACCTGGCTGGCTCGTCAGCAGATCGATGGCCTGAACTGGCCAGAGAATGTAGAGCAGTTTACCGTTCCCCGCCATAACGGCCAGGCGGATCTGGTCTCACTGATGATGCTGCTGGGACGCAAGCAGATCAACAGCGTCTGGGTTGAAGCGGGCGCCACGCTCGCTGGCGCGCTGCTGGCTGCAGGCGTGGTTGATGAACTCATCCTCTATATTGCGCCAAAATTGCTGGGCGATGCGGCGCGCGGTTTGTGCCATTTACCCGGCATAGCACAACTTGCTGAAGCGCCGGCCTTCACCTTCAGCGATATTCGTCAGGTTGGGCCAGATTTACGCCTGACGCTTAAAGCCTGA
- the nusB gene encoding transcription antitermination factor NusB: MKPAARRRARECAVQALYSWQLSKNDIADVEYQFLAEQDVKDVDISYFRELLGGVATNSAYLDGLMKPYLSRQLEELGQVEKAILRISLYELSKRADVPYKVAINEGIELAKIFGAEDSHKFVNGVLDKAAPYIRPNKK, translated from the coding sequence GTGAAACCTGCTGCTCGTCGCCGCGCCCGTGAATGTGCTGTCCAGGCGCTTTACTCCTGGCAGTTGTCTAAAAACGACATCGCTGATGTCGAATACCAGTTTCTGGCGGAGCAAGACGTCAAGGACGTCGATATCAGCTATTTCCGCGAGCTGCTGGGCGGCGTTGCAACCAACAGCGCGTATCTCGACGGCCTGATGAAGCCTTACCTCTCCCGTCAGCTGGAAGAGCTGGGACAGGTAGAAAAGGCTATCCTGCGCATTTCGTTATATGAACTGAGCAAGCGTGCCGATGTTCCCTACAAGGTGGCCATCAATGAGGGCATCGAGCTGGCGAAAATATTTGGTGCTGAAGACAGCCATAAGTTTGTCAACGGCGTACTGGATAAAGCCGCTCCCTATATCCGCCCCAACAAGAAGTAA
- the thiL gene encoding thiamine-phosphate kinase gives MACGEFELITRYFDRVTSSRRDVEKGIGDDCALLTLSEKQTLAISTDTLVEGVHFLRDIHPADLGYKALAVNLSDLAAMGADPAWLTLAITLPSVDESWLKPFSDSLFELLDYYDMQLIGGDTTRGPLSLTLGIHGLVPQGRALKRSGARPGDWIYVTGTLGDSAAGLALLQHHMKIDDPVAHEMLIKRHLRPMPRILQGQALRDLASAAIDLSDGLISDLSHILKASDCGARLNLDALPLSEVMKLHFEPEQALNWALSGGEDYELCFTVPEINRGALDVALGHYGVPFTCIGQMAPQSEGLVLLQEGKPVEKSLKGFDHFDAK, from the coding sequence ATGGCATGTGGCGAATTTGAACTTATCACGCGCTATTTTGATCGCGTGACTAGCTCCCGTCGCGATGTGGAAAAGGGCATCGGCGACGACTGCGCACTACTTACGCTGTCTGAAAAACAGACTTTGGCTATCAGCACCGACACGCTGGTGGAGGGCGTTCATTTCCTTCGTGATATTCATCCAGCCGATCTCGGCTATAAAGCTCTGGCGGTGAACCTCAGCGACCTGGCAGCCATGGGCGCCGATCCCGCGTGGCTGACGCTGGCGATTACGCTCCCTTCCGTGGATGAGAGCTGGCTGAAGCCGTTCAGCGACAGCCTGTTTGAGCTGCTGGATTATTACGATATGCAGCTGATCGGGGGAGATACTACGCGCGGGCCGCTCAGTCTGACGCTTGGCATCCACGGTCTGGTGCCGCAGGGCAGGGCGCTGAAGCGCTCTGGCGCACGTCCCGGCGACTGGATCTACGTTACCGGCACGCTCGGCGACAGCGCTGCCGGATTAGCGCTGTTACAGCACCACATGAAGATTGACGATCCTGTTGCCCATGAGATGCTAATCAAACGTCATCTGCGCCCGATGCCGCGTATTTTGCAGGGACAGGCGCTGCGCGATCTCGCCAGCGCGGCGATCGATCTCTCTGACGGGCTGATCTCCGATCTGAGCCATATCCTCAAAGCGAGCGACTGCGGGGCACGGCTGAATCTGGATGCCTTACCGCTTTCAGAAGTGATGAAGCTCCATTTTGAGCCAGAGCAGGCGCTGAACTGGGCGTTGAGCGGTGGTGAAGACTACGAACTCTGCTTCACGGTACCGGAAATTAACCGTGGCGCGCTGGATGTAGCGCTGGGACACTACGGCGTGCCGTTTACCTGCATCGGACAGATGGCACCACAGTCGGAAGGGCTGGTGCTGCTGCAGGAGGGCAAGCCCGTGGAAAAGAGCCTGAAAGGATTTGATCATTTTGACGCGAAATAA
- the nrdR gene encoding transcriptional regulator NrdR — MHCPFCSAVDTKVIDSRLVGEGTSVRRRRQCLVCHERFTTFEVAELVMPRVVKSNDVREPFNEDKLCRGLMKALEKRPVSSDDVETAISHIKSQLRSTGEREVPSKMIGNLVMDELKKLDKVAYIRFASVYRSFEDIREFGEEIARLQD; from the coding sequence ATGCATTGCCCGTTCTGTTCTGCTGTGGATACCAAAGTCATCGACTCCCGCCTGGTGGGGGAGGGAACGTCGGTGCGCCGTCGTCGCCAGTGTCTGGTCTGCCACGAGCGCTTTACCACTTTTGAGGTGGCTGAGCTGGTAATGCCCAGGGTGGTGAAAAGCAATGATGTCCGGGAGCCCTTTAATGAAGACAAACTCTGTCGCGGGCTGATGAAAGCGCTGGAGAAGCGTCCGGTCAGTTCAGATGATGTGGAAACGGCCATCAGCCATATCAAAAGCCAGCTTCGCTCTACGGGCGAGCGTGAAGTTCCCAGCAAGATGATCGGCAACCTGGTGATGGATGAGCTGAAAAAGCTCGATAAAGTCGCCTATATCCGCTTTGCCTCGGTCTACCGCAGCTTTGAAGATATTCGTGAGTTTGGCGAAGAGATCGCCCGTTTACAGGACTAA
- the ribH gene encoding 6,7-dimethyl-8-ribityllumazine synthase: MNVIEAAVATPDARVAIVIARFNNFINDSLLSGALDALKRIGQVKDENITVVWVPGAYEMPMTARALAKAGKHDAVVALGTVIRGGTAHFEYVAGEASSGLASVAMNSDIPVAFGVLTTENIEQAIERAGTKAGNKGAEAALTALEMINVLKAIKA; the protein is encoded by the coding sequence ATGAACGTTATTGAAGCTGCTGTTGCTACTCCTGATGCGCGCGTTGCCATTGTCATTGCGCGTTTCAACAACTTTATCAACGACAGCCTGCTGAGCGGTGCCCTTGATGCGTTAAAGCGCATCGGCCAGGTGAAAGATGAAAACATCACCGTGGTTTGGGTACCGGGCGCTTATGAAATGCCAATGACTGCTCGTGCGCTGGCGAAAGCTGGCAAGCATGATGCCGTTGTCGCTCTGGGAACCGTTATTCGTGGCGGGACTGCCCACTTCGAATATGTGGCTGGCGAAGCCAGCTCTGGCCTGGCCAGTGTCGCTATGAACAGCGATATCCCGGTTGCATTTGGTGTCCTGACGACGGAAAACATCGAACAGGCCATCGAACGTGCCGGTACCAAAGCGGGAAACAAAGGCGCAGAAGCTGCCCTGACCGCACTTGAAATGATTAACGTATTGAAAGCCATCAAAGCCTGA
- the pgpA gene encoding phosphatidylglycerophosphatase A: MIILTRNKDVAKSRLKMSNPWHLLATGFGSGLSPYVPGTMGSLAAIPFWYLMTFLPQDIYSLLVMFGICLGVYLCHRTAKDMGVHDHGSIVWDEFIGMWITLMAIPVNSWQWVLAGFVIFRILDMWKPWPIRWFDRNVHGGMGIMVDDIIAGILSAGILYYAGHHMAW, from the coding sequence TTGATCATTTTGACGCGAAATAAAGATGTGGCGAAAAGTCGCCTGAAGATGAGCAATCCCTGGCACCTGCTGGCAACGGGTTTTGGCAGCGGTTTAAGCCCGTATGTGCCGGGAACGATGGGATCGCTGGCGGCTATTCCGTTCTGGTATCTGATGACCTTTTTGCCGCAGGATATCTACTCGCTGCTGGTGATGTTCGGTATCTGTCTTGGCGTCTATCTCTGCCATCGCACGGCAAAGGATATGGGCGTACACGATCATGGTAGCATCGTCTGGGACGAATTTATCGGCATGTGGATAACGCTGATGGCGATCCCGGTGAACAGCTGGCAGTGGGTGCTGGCGGGGTTTGTTATCTTCCGTATTCTGGATATGTGGAAGCCGTGGCCAATCCGCTGGTTTGACCGCAACGTGCATGGCGGTATGGGGATCATGGTGGATGATATTATTGCCGGCATCCTCTCTGCCGGTATCCTCTACTATGCCGGTCACCATATGGCGTGGTAG